The segment CCGATACCCAGCCGACAACCTGCTCATTGCTCTCGGCAATGGCGCAGGTCTGCGAGAAGTGGGTGCACTGCAGCAGGTTGCAGTAAAGAGAATTGCTGTCGAGCGACGGTGTAGCCTTGATCAACTGCCAGACGGCGGAGCCATCTTCCGGGTTCGGTGGCCGGATGGCTGGCTCAGCCACCCGCTTCCAGGCCATCGCATCGGTGAGAACGGTATTGCCATAAATCATGCTCCGAAACTTAGATAACTGAAACTATCAGTCAACCGTCAATCGTGGCCCGACTAAGGCTAAACCATCTCGTATCGGAGAAAACGAAGCTATGTCAGTCTGTTGCAGATGATCATAAAAATTTCTTCGCGCCCCGAAAATGTCCACATCGGACGTTGAACGTGAAAAAGCTTAGTGAATACTAAATGATATTGAATTTCTAGCCAGCGCTCTTGGGGTCTCATGATCCGCAGTTTATGATGCCGCATCGCCCCCCACAGGTGTTTCGTTGGAAGACAGAACCAAACGCGCTTTGACAGCCATGCGGAAGATACTCCGCACCACCGAGCTAAACAGCAAGCAGCTGATGAGTGAAACCGGTCTAACCCCGTCGCAGCTCATCTTCATGCAGATGCTGGACGAGGATCGCGAACAGACCGCGGGCCATATCGCGCAGCGCATGGGAATTACCCAGGCGACCACCACCTTCCTGCTGCAAAAGCTCGAGGCTTTGGGCATGATCCAGCGCCGCAAGGGCGAAACGGATCGTCGCCAGGTCTGGCTGTCATTGACGCGGGCCGGCCAGCAGGCGCTTGCCATTGCTCCCGACGGGGCCCACGCGCAGTTTCATAGTCAATTCGTGGCCTTGCAGGATTGGGAGCAGGCCATGCTGATTTCATCGCTGGAGCGCGTCGCAGCCATGCTCGGGAACACCGACGAAGGCGCCGCCGCCATTGTGGAGTCCAAGGACATTATCTCGGGAGATTAATCCTGAAATGCCTTGGCAACATGCCTTGGTCATTCGCGATGAAAGCCTGGTCAGGCTTCAGAGTTTCCTGGACTTCTGCTCCCAGCCTCAGGGCGCGGACGGCGGCCTTTGCAAGGCATCGAGCCGATCGGAATCGAACTTGCTCTTCATGGCCTCACGGGACCGATCAAGCGCCAGAAGACTTTGCTCGCGGGCGGCTTTCTGAAAGCTGGTTCTGCCGATCCGAGCAAGGGCGAGCAGCGATTTCTGCAGTCTCATCTGAACCTCGATGAGCGCAGCACCATCGCGCCCGATCAGCATGAAGGCATCTTCGAACAAATCGGCATCCGTCAGTGGTGCGACCTTTACCCTCGTATATTCCGGTTCGGGCTGAACATCGTTGTCGGCGGCCCAGGCACTCATCAAACGGGTGGTGCGACCAATGACGTCGATTGCCGTTCCTGGGTCATTGGTTGCCGGTGAGAGTGCCCGAGAGGCAATCTCGCTCATGACTGCAAGACCGAAACGAGGGTCCTGATCGAAGCTTCGTTCGGCAGCGATGCTGAAGGCATTGCGCATAGAATCGATCTGGTCGTCATTGAGCGCGCCCCAGGTCCAGGCAAGCACCGTATCAGAATACACAAATGCGCCAGGGTTCAGCACGACATGGATTTCGCTACCCAGCTTTTCGGCCAGACGATCGAGCGCGGCAATGTCGATGTGCTGTACATAACCGATCTCGGGCGCCGTGACGGCGGCTGCACCGCTCGGCACGTCCTTCTCATGATCGGCCAGTGGCGCTCCCCCCAGATAGGGCGCCGCCAAACGCGCCTCTATGGCAGTTCGCGCTGCTTCCTCGACCCGATTGGTGGTTTCGCCGACGCGCCCCAATCTGGTGAGATGGTCGATCCAACGCAACAAGGTGACGACGATCAAGACGATGACGAGGATCGTCACGGCAAACAGAATGACCCTGCCGCGATCGCCATAGGCACCAACGCGCAGGACAACGATGCCCACGATCCCAAACAGGAACGTGCCAATGAAGGTGGACAGGACGTTCTGGGTAACCCGATCTTCCATCAGGAGCTTGGTTGCCCGCGGTGTCACGTTGGACGTCGCGGCACCATAGGCAGATGTCATAACGCTGAGGGAGAAAGTCGTGACGGCAAGCATGCTGGTCGCGATAATGTTGAGAAGGCTATCGACAGCGTCTGCCGCGATCGTGCCATCGAGTTCCCACGGAACATATTTCTCAACCACGGCCGCCAGGATTGCTGCCGCGACTCCGATAAGCCCGATCAAGCTCGCTCGCAGCCAGAGCCGCCGGGACATCTGCAACCAAAGCCAGCGCCAACGCGTCATGCGATCTCCAATTCACCAAATGCCCCAGGCCACGCTATTCACCGGTCGAACGTGAAACGAAAGCCTTTCTCTTTCGATCCCGAAAGCAAGTCGGTGCGCGGTACACCGGTCGAACTGACTGAGCTGTTAGCGCCTAAGCGAGCGTCAGCTAACGGGCCAAGAATAGCCGTCTCCAAATGTCGCAGATGGGGTCGGCTGGAGACCGGCGGTTTCGGGGTGGAAAGCGGACCGGCAGTTTTGCGAAGGACCAGTTGGATTATGGCGAATAACGCGGCCTTGCGCGCTCCAAGCCAGTACCCTGAGCTCGTTCTTGGATTCTGCAGTAGGTCAGAAGCTGGTAGCTGCCTCGTGGGGAATTTCCTCGTCCAAGATGCGAGGACGAAGTGACTGAACAATGGTCTGTAGGTCAGATCCGACCTCGATCTCCTTATGCTGTCTCGCAGCGTAGTGCACTGAAGCCTGGTAACATGCGAACGCCGAACCTACGATGGCGTGAACCGTGCCGGCTGTAAGCTTTGAGGCTTGCGGGCTTTCCTTCAAACAGAGAGCAACAGCCTCGATTTGTACCTTTTCCATCGCCTCTAACTGCCGAGCTAGCAGAGAGGGAGTAATGCGAATAAGGGCCTGAACTTCACGGTCTCGCTCATCAAGTCCCGGAAGGCGACACTGTTCAACGCTTTTCTCGAGCGCATCACCTAAGGCGCGCCACAGATCGTTCGACGATAGTCCAGACTTGAGATTTGTCAGAAATCGGTCCCCGAACAGGTAGCTTGCCTCAAGCAGCACATCGTCCTTCGAAGGGAAGTATCTGAAGAAGGTACGGGTCGACATGCCCACGTCAGCGGCGATCTGGTCAACGGTCGTATCTTGATAGCCCTGGCTTTTGAACCTTGCCAAAGCAGCAGAACTGATCTGCCCGCGAATAGCACGTTTCGCAACGTCTCGGATTTTTACTGGCTGTTCCATCACCTTGCGCTATCACATGCCATCAGTGTCATCAACTGCCATATTTGTCTTGCGATGTAGAATTCTGGGTGGTACGTCGCCTTCAACATTGAGAAGCAGCGGAAGCACTTGTGATGACAACGAAGGTTCTGGTGATCGGCGCATCGGGTCGGATCGGATCGAAATTGGTCGCCGACTTGGATAGAAATTCCGAGGGCCTGGAAGTTCGGCTCGCGACGAGCCGCCCTGCGGTCGCAGAGAAATGGCGGGCCGAGGGGCGTAAAGCGGTAGTGCTTGACCTCAACGATGCGTCGACCTTTCCCGCGGCGCTCGCAGGCATTGACCGGCTTTTCCTCTTGACCGGCTACACATCGGACATGCTGTTTCAGAGCAAGAAGATGGTCGATGCGGCCGTCGATGCTGGGGTCAGTCACATCGTTCATCTTGGCGTGTTCACTTCGCGTCGCGACGACCAGCCCCACTTCGCCTGGCACGATCTCATCGAGACCTATATCGAAGCCAGCGGTATTGCCTGGACGCATCTGCATCCGAACGTCATTACGGATTCGATCCTGGTCACCGACCCGCCGGTCAAAGAGACTGGCACTTTCACGGCCTATCCTAATGATGTGCCGGTAGGCTGGATCTGCGCAGACGATATCGCAGCCGTAGCAGCGGTTGCTCTGCGTGAGGGTCCCGAAAACCACGGCGGCGCCGACTACTTCCTCAGCGTAGAGGTGCTGCGAGGATCAGAGGTGGCGAAGATTTTGTCGGACCATCTGAGACGCGAGATAAAGTATGTGCCCAATGACCCCGCGGACTTGGCCACCTACGTTGAAACGATCTCTGACGCAGGGGTTCGCAACTACATGGAAAGCGCCGTGATCACCATGGATTTGGGCGGGGCTGGGAAAATGTCCAGTCAAGCTGTGGTTCGCGACGATGTGCAAACGGCTGTCGGCCGCCCTGGAATGACGATGGCCGAATGGGCTCGGCAAAACCTTTGAATACCGAGCCGTTCCTGCGACCTGCTGATCATCGATCGCGCTGACAACGAACTTCGAAAAGAATATTCAAAATGACTGACCTCACTGCAGGTCGTCTCGCATCGACCATGCGGGACGACACAAAACTTTCTTCGGCCAACCGCCTGGTAATCACCCTCCTGTTGGTTTCCGGCTTCGTGGTCATCCTCAACGAGACCGTCATGGGCGTGGCAGTACCGCACCTCATGGCCGACCTTCAGATTTCCGCCGGTACTGCCCAGTGGCTCACGACGGCGTTCCTGCTCACGATGGCAATCGTCATCCCCATCACTGGGTACTTGCTGCAGCGCTTCAGCACTCGCAGCGTGTTCATGCTTGCGATGTCATCTTTCAGCCTTGGGACACTGATCTGCGCCCTGGCCCCTG is part of the uncultured Devosia sp. genome and harbors:
- a CDS encoding MarR family transcriptional regulator; amino-acid sequence: MSETGLTPSQLIFMQMLDEDREQTAGHIAQRMGITQATTTFLLQKLEALGMIQRRKGETDRRQVWLSLTRAGQQALAIAPDGAHAQFHSQFVALQDWEQAMLISSLERVAAMLGNTDEGAAAIVESKDIISGD
- a CDS encoding DUF2254 domain-containing protein, whose product is MTRWRWLWLQMSRRLWLRASLIGLIGVAAAILAAVVEKYVPWELDGTIAADAVDSLLNIIATSMLAVTTFSLSVMTSAYGAATSNVTPRATKLLMEDRVTQNVLSTFIGTFLFGIVGIVVLRVGAYGDRGRVILFAVTILVIVLIVVTLLRWIDHLTRLGRVGETTNRVEEAARTAIEARLAAPYLGGAPLADHEKDVPSGAAAVTAPEIGYVQHIDIAALDRLAEKLGSEIHVVLNPGAFVYSDTVLAWTWGALNDDQIDSMRNAFSIAAERSFDQDPRFGLAVMSEIASRALSPATNDPGTAIDVIGRTTRLMSAWAADNDVQPEPEYTRVKVAPLTDADLFEDAFMLIGRDGAALIEVQMRLQKSLLALARIGRTSFQKAAREQSLLALDRSREAMKSKFDSDRLDALQRPPSAP
- a CDS encoding TetR family transcriptional regulator, with the protein product MEQPVKIRDVAKRAIRGQISSAALARFKSQGYQDTTVDQIAADVGMSTRTFFRYFPSKDDVLLEASYLFGDRFLTNLKSGLSSNDLWRALGDALEKSVEQCRLPGLDERDREVQALIRITPSLLARQLEAMEKVQIEAVALCLKESPQASKLTAGTVHAIVGSAFACYQASVHYAARQHKEIEVGSDLQTIVQSLRPRILDEEIPHEAATSF
- a CDS encoding NmrA family NAD(P)-binding protein; translation: MTTKVLVIGASGRIGSKLVADLDRNSEGLEVRLATSRPAVAEKWRAEGRKAVVLDLNDASTFPAALAGIDRLFLLTGYTSDMLFQSKKMVDAAVDAGVSHIVHLGVFTSRRDDQPHFAWHDLIETYIEASGIAWTHLHPNVITDSILVTDPPVKETGTFTAYPNDVPVGWICADDIAAVAAVALREGPENHGGADYFLSVEVLRGSEVAKILSDHLRREIKYVPNDPADLATYVETISDAGVRNYMESAVITMDLGGAGKMSSQAVVRDDVQTAVGRPGMTMAEWARQNL